From a single Spongiibacter taiwanensis genomic region:
- a CDS encoding UPF0149 family protein, which yields MPPNHDDLADLLLSLGALHPPAELHGYAAGFLSAGGRLEKAAWLKHCAELLDCDAPNPDSADQLFGVYKSALESMASGDITLDLLLPDDDFDLDQRIASLGQWCQGFLTGFAMAGKAGSLNTANVSEDVGEALSDLAAIAQISPDEAMGEEGEQDFFSVCEYVRVAAMAVYLECNQSEPKPDGPAPRLH from the coding sequence ATGCCTCCCAACCACGATGATCTGGCAGACCTACTGCTGAGCCTGGGTGCGCTGCACCCGCCCGCTGAGTTGCACGGTTATGCGGCGGGCTTTCTGTCTGCCGGTGGTCGCCTGGAAAAGGCGGCCTGGTTGAAACATTGTGCAGAGTTGCTCGATTGCGACGCGCCCAACCCCGATAGTGCCGATCAGCTGTTTGGTGTCTACAAGTCTGCCCTGGAATCCATGGCGTCTGGCGACATTACCCTGGACCTGCTGTTGCCTGACGATGACTTCGACCTCGATCAGCGCATTGCCAGCCTCGGCCAATGGTGTCAGGGCTTTCTTACCGGTTTCGCTATGGCGGGCAAGGCGGGCAGTCTGAATACCGCCAACGTGTCCGAGGATGTGGGCGAGGCCCTCAGTGATCTGGCGGCCATTGCCCAAATCAGCCCCGACGAAGCGATGGGCGAGGAGGGGGAGCAGGATTTCTTCTCGGTCTGCGAATACGTGCGGGTGGCCGCTATGGCGGTATACCTGGAGTGTAACCAGAGCGAGCCGAAACCCGATGGCCCGGCCCCGCGCTTGCACTGA
- a CDS encoding extracellular solute-binding protein, protein MLLGKKSFRWLLVLGGLAALVLGLSACGAREEAGAADRPELVVYSSRIEQLIKPIFDDFTAATGIPVRYVTDADGPLLARLKAEGDNSPADVLITVDAGNLWQAAQLDVLEPIQSAVLDKNIPPALRDAEGRWFGFSIRARTIVYSTDRVDPAELSTYAALADEKWSGRLCLRTAKKVYNQSLVATMMVARGEAETEKVVRGWVNNLSVAPFANDVKVVEAIAAGQCDVGLVNTYYLARMLQENPDLPVGLFWANQQGEGADGRGVHLNISGAGITRASRHKAEAQQLLEWLSGAEAQFDFASLNQEFPVNDLAKPSPLIQQWGEFKGDDIPISEAGRLQGDAIRLMDRAGYR, encoded by the coding sequence ATGTTGTTGGGTAAAAAATCGTTTCGCTGGCTGTTGGTCTTGGGGGGATTGGCTGCCCTCGTGTTGGGGCTGAGTGCCTGTGGTGCCCGAGAGGAGGCCGGTGCGGCTGACCGTCCTGAGTTGGTGGTGTACAGCTCTCGGATTGAACAGCTGATCAAACCGATTTTCGATGACTTTACCGCCGCCACGGGGATTCCCGTGCGCTATGTTACCGACGCCGATGGGCCGCTGTTGGCCCGGCTGAAGGCCGAGGGCGACAACTCCCCGGCAGACGTCCTGATTACCGTCGATGCCGGGAATCTGTGGCAGGCGGCCCAGCTCGATGTACTCGAGCCAATCCAGTCGGCCGTGCTGGACAAAAATATCCCCCCTGCGCTGCGCGACGCCGAGGGCCGTTGGTTTGGCTTTTCCATTCGTGCGCGCACCATTGTCTACTCCACAGACCGGGTTGATCCCGCTGAGCTTTCTACCTATGCCGCATTAGCCGATGAGAAATGGTCCGGGCGGCTGTGCTTGCGCACCGCGAAGAAGGTCTATAACCAGTCTCTGGTCGCGACCATGATGGTGGCTCGCGGCGAGGCCGAGACCGAAAAAGTGGTCCGTGGGTGGGTTAACAATTTGTCGGTGGCGCCCTTTGCCAACGACGTCAAAGTGGTTGAGGCCATTGCCGCCGGACAGTGCGATGTGGGCCTGGTAAACACCTATTACCTAGCGCGGATGCTGCAGGAGAACCCCGATCTGCCCGTCGGCTTGTTCTGGGCAAACCAGCAGGGTGAGGGCGCCGATGGCCGTGGGGTACATTTGAATATCTCTGGGGCAGGCATTACCCGGGCGAGTCGCCACAAAGCGGAAGCGCAGCAATTGCTGGAGTGGTTGTCTGGTGCGGAGGCTCAGTTCGACTTTGCCAGTCTGAATCAGGAATTCCCCGTCAATGATCTGGCTAAACCGTCGCCGCTGATTCAGCAGTGGGGCGAGTTCAAAGGGGATGATATTCCGATCAGCGAGGCCGG
- a CDS encoding UbiH/UbiF/VisC/COQ6 family ubiquinone biosynthesis hydroxylase encodes MTTVFDVVIVGGGLAGASLALALADTPLKVAVVEGGPAQAWPTAADSVQDYDARVSALTEASRRLLDEIGVWPAIARARVCAYTRMDVWDAEGTGNIQFDAIEVQRAELGHIVENSSVLAALHEALQASRVAVYFAASVAKLNTDTGFHLLTLADGRELGAKLVVAADGARSQIRQWAGFDTREWDYHHHAIACTVECERPHRATAWQRFLPEGPLAFLPLADTEGSQRFCSIVWSAKPERSDALMALDDDAFCAALGEAFEFRLGEVAAVGQRFRFPLRQRHAPQYFRDGVVLVGDAAHSIHPMAGQGINLGFADVKVLSEELKRGLAKGLAVADSQPLNRYQRRRKGDNLAMMAAMEGFQHLFESNALPLRLARNAGMSWLNWQTPIKRQLITKAMGLD; translated from the coding sequence ATGACAACGGTATTTGATGTGGTCATCGTCGGCGGTGGTCTGGCTGGGGCATCCCTGGCGCTGGCGCTGGCAGATACCCCGCTAAAGGTGGCCGTGGTGGAAGGTGGTCCGGCCCAAGCCTGGCCGACAGCAGCCGATTCTGTTCAGGATTACGATGCCAGAGTGAGCGCCCTGACCGAGGCCAGCCGTCGACTGCTTGATGAGATCGGTGTCTGGCCCGCCATTGCCCGCGCGCGGGTGTGTGCCTATACCCGGATGGATGTCTGGGATGCTGAGGGGACGGGCAACATCCAGTTTGATGCCATTGAGGTGCAGCGGGCAGAGCTGGGTCATATCGTAGAAAACAGTTCTGTTCTGGCTGCCTTGCATGAGGCCCTGCAGGCCAGCCGCGTGGCGGTTTATTTCGCCGCCTCGGTGGCCAAGCTGAATACCGACACGGGCTTTCACCTGCTGACCCTGGCCGATGGTCGTGAGCTGGGTGCCAAATTGGTGGTCGCCGCCGATGGCGCCCGCTCCCAAATCCGCCAGTGGGCCGGGTTTGACACCCGGGAGTGGGATTACCACCATCACGCCATTGCCTGCACGGTGGAGTGCGAGCGGCCTCACCGGGCTACCGCCTGGCAGCGATTTCTGCCTGAGGGGCCGTTGGCTTTCTTGCCTCTTGCTGACACTGAGGGCAGTCAGCGGTTTTGCTCTATTGTCTGGTCGGCCAAACCAGAGCGCAGCGACGCGCTGATGGCGCTGGATGATGACGCATTCTGCGCTGCGCTGGGTGAGGCCTTCGAGTTTCGCCTGGGTGAAGTGGCAGCAGTGGGGCAGCGGTTTCGCTTTCCGCTACGCCAGCGCCATGCGCCCCAGTATTTTCGCGACGGGGTGGTACTGGTAGGTGACGCTGCCCACAGCATTCACCCGATGGCGGGCCAAGGGATCAATCTGGGGTTTGCCGACGTGAAAGTGCTGAGTGAGGAGTTGAAGCGCGGTCTCGCCAAGGGGCTCGCGGTGGCCGACAGTCAGCCACTCAACCGTTATCAGCGGCGTCGAAAGGGCGATAACCTGGCCATGATGGCGGCAATGGAGGGCTTTCAGCATCTGTTTGAAAGCAACGCATTGCCCCTGCGCCTGGCGCGCAATGCTGGCATGAGTTGGCTTAACTGGCAGACACCGATCAAGCGGCAGCTGATCACCAAGGCGATGGGCCTGGACTAA
- the pepP gene encoding Xaa-Pro aminopeptidase, with product MKISAQEFARRRKALMALMEPGSIAIVPSAKMVVRSRDSEYSFRQDSDFFYLTGFDEPNAVLALLPGRDNGEVVMFCQDRDPAMEQWTGYRAGPEGACSTYGADDAFPIGDIDDILPGLLEGRQRVYYAMGKHADFDQQVMHWVNVIRSKVRSGAIPPGEFLDLDHYLHDMRLFKSAAEQKIMRRAGEISAAAHCRAMRFCQPGVFEYQLEAEILHEFAMAGARFPAYSSIVGAGKNACVLHYIDNRDQIKDGDLVLIDAGCEFNGYAADITRTFPANGRFSPEQKAIYDIVLAAQKAAIAETRPGNHWNQPHDATVRVITEGLVSLGILQGDVNELIASEAYRPFYMHRAGHWLGMDVHDVGDYKVGGEWRVLEEGMVTTVEPGIYINHDDQRVDPKWRGIGIRIEDDVVLTKDGCEVLTADVPKETADIEALMAEACVA from the coding sequence ATGAAAATTAGCGCCCAGGAATTTGCCCGCCGCCGCAAGGCACTGATGGCTCTGATGGAGCCGGGGAGCATCGCGATTGTGCCCTCCGCCAAGATGGTGGTGCGCAGCCGGGATTCGGAATACTCCTTCCGTCAGGACAGCGACTTTTTTTACCTGACCGGTTTTGATGAGCCCAATGCGGTGTTGGCGCTGCTGCCCGGCCGAGACAATGGCGAGGTGGTCATGTTTTGCCAGGACCGGGACCCCGCCATGGAGCAGTGGACCGGCTACCGGGCCGGGCCTGAAGGGGCCTGCAGCACCTATGGCGCCGACGACGCCTTTCCCATTGGCGATATTGACGACATTCTGCCGGGCCTGCTTGAGGGGCGTCAGCGGGTCTACTATGCCATGGGGAAGCATGCCGACTTTGATCAGCAGGTGATGCACTGGGTGAATGTGATTCGCTCCAAAGTGCGCAGCGGCGCCATTCCTCCCGGCGAATTCCTCGACCTCGACCACTACCTCCACGATATGCGCCTGTTTAAGAGCGCGGCGGAGCAGAAAATCATGCGCCGGGCGGGGGAGATTTCCGCCGCGGCTCACTGCCGGGCGATGCGTTTTTGCCAACCCGGTGTGTTCGAGTATCAGCTGGAGGCGGAGATTCTCCACGAGTTTGCGATGGCTGGTGCTCGGTTTCCCGCCTACAGCAGCATTGTCGGCGCCGGCAAAAATGCCTGTGTGCTGCATTACATCGACAACCGCGATCAGATCAAAGATGGCGATCTAGTGCTGATCGACGCGGGCTGCGAGTTCAACGGCTACGCCGCTGACATTACCCGAACTTTTCCTGCCAACGGCCGGTTTTCCCCGGAGCAGAAGGCAATTTATGACATCGTGCTGGCGGCGCAAAAGGCTGCCATTGCCGAGACCCGTCCCGGCAACCACTGGAATCAGCCCCACGACGCTACCGTCAGGGTGATCACCGAAGGGCTGGTGAGCCTGGGAATATTGCAAGGCGATGTGAATGAGCTGATCGCCAGCGAAGCCTATAGGCCCTTTTATATGCATCGGGCGGGCCATTGGCTGGGCATGGATGTGCACGACGTGGGTGACTACAAAGTCGGCGGCGAGTGGCGGGTGCTTGAAGAGGGCATGGTGACCACGGTTGAGCCGGGTATCTACATTAATCACGACGACCAGCGCGTTGATCCGAAGTGGCGCGGCATTGGTATTAGGATTGAAGACGATGTGGTGCTGACCAAAGACGGGTGCGAGGTGCTGACTGCCGATGTGCCCAAGGAGACCGCCGACATTGAAGCCTTGATGGCGGAGGCCTGCGTTGCCTGA
- the ubiH gene encoding 2-octaprenyl-6-methoxyphenyl hydroxylase, with product MPEARFDVVIAGGGMVGASLALCLSQLGGGALKVLVVERFPMPAAPADGIPQYRPSFDARSTALSYGSQLIFQRLGLWSQLAPHVCPIHQVHVSDRGHFGSVAMTAAEQGWPVLGGVVENPWLGSVLLGALGQAAGVEVRSPASVSGVGFRQNGVALTISPDGQDASVPEPEMLQAELLVIADGANSGLRQQLGIEAATNDYHQTAFIANIATEKPHGGCAYERFTEYGALAMLPLTADQQGQSRSALVWTFAQGQAGAITALSDDDFLARLQADFGFRLGRLLKVGERAQFPLKLTQAREQVRRNVVVMGNAAHSLHPVAGQGFNLALRDVASLAEIVVGAKQRGAALGALATLERYQAGQATDQWLTTQFSDRLTSVFGNRHPMLSLARNMGLAALDILTPAKAQFVAQTAGMLGVGSGR from the coding sequence TTGCCTGAAGCCCGCTTTGACGTGGTGATTGCCGGCGGCGGCATGGTGGGTGCCAGCCTGGCGCTGTGCCTGTCCCAGCTCGGCGGCGGCGCCCTGAAGGTGCTGGTGGTAGAGCGCTTTCCCATGCCTGCGGCCCCGGCCGATGGCATTCCACAATACCGGCCGAGTTTTGATGCGCGCTCCACGGCGTTGTCCTATGGCAGCCAACTGATTTTTCAGCGTCTGGGACTGTGGTCCCAGCTTGCGCCTCACGTCTGTCCCATCCACCAAGTTCATGTGTCTGATCGCGGCCATTTTGGCAGTGTCGCGATGACGGCCGCGGAGCAGGGCTGGCCGGTGCTTGGCGGTGTGGTCGAGAACCCCTGGCTGGGCAGCGTGCTGTTGGGCGCCTTGGGTCAGGCCGCGGGGGTGGAGGTTCGTAGCCCCGCCAGCGTCAGCGGAGTGGGCTTTCGCCAGAATGGGGTTGCGCTAACGATTTCGCCCGACGGGCAAGATGCGTCAGTGCCCGAGCCTGAGATGCTTCAGGCCGAGTTGCTGGTTATCGCCGATGGCGCCAACTCCGGATTGCGCCAGCAGTTGGGAATAGAAGCAGCGACCAACGATTATCACCAAACCGCCTTCATCGCCAATATCGCCACCGAAAAGCCCCACGGCGGCTGCGCCTACGAGCGCTTCACCGAATACGGCGCGTTGGCGATGTTGCCGCTGACGGCGGATCAGCAGGGGCAGTCCCGTTCGGCACTGGTGTGGACCTTTGCCCAAGGGCAGGCCGGCGCCATTACCGCGTTGTCTGACGACGACTTTTTGGCGCGACTGCAGGCCGATTTTGGTTTTCGCCTGGGGCGTCTGTTGAAGGTCGGCGAGCGGGCCCAGTTTCCGCTTAAGCTCACTCAAGCTCGGGAGCAGGTTCGCCGCAATGTGGTCGTGATGGGCAATGCCGCCCATTCTTTGCACCCGGTGGCGGGGCAAGGTTTTAATCTCGCGCTGCGCGATGTGGCCAGCCTGGCCGAGATTGTGGTTGGCGCAAAGCAGCGCGGTGCAGCGCTAGGTGCGCTGGCGACCCTGGAGCGGTATCAGGCGGGACAGGCAACGGATCAATGGCTGACGACCCAATTCTCTGACCGGCTGACCTCGGTGTTTGGCAATCGCCACCCCATGCTGAGCCTGGCCCGGAATATGGGGCTGGCGGCGCTGGATATTCTGACACCGGCCAAGGCCCAGTTTGTGGCCCAAACCGCCGGCATGCTGGGTGTTGGGAGTGGCCGATGA